From a region of the Fischerella sp. JS2 genome:
- a CDS encoding cytochrome b/b6 domain-containing protein, translating to MTLNVTPKHRKLPTQATGAKIFHWLNIISLFIMLTSGLQIYNANPVFGGRSGLHIPPIFTLGGWLAGGRHWHFAAMWLFSLNLLWYGFYIFVTRRWRHRFVGANDIKALQKTQNPKRLIYAWHRIVYTSIIPILLLAIFTGIGMYKPAQFPWIVDMFGSWQGLRIMHFCSVPLVIIFVIVHWWLGKKAGGSELTDSMFW from the coding sequence ATGACTTTAAATGTTACTCCTAAGCATCGAAAGTTACCAACTCAAGCAACGGGAGCTAAGATTTTCCACTGGCTTAACATTATTAGCCTATTTATCATGCTTACTAGCGGACTGCAAATTTATAATGCTAACCCTGTTTTCGGTGGACGTTCAGGTTTGCATATTCCACCGATATTTACCTTGGGTGGTTGGCTAGCAGGAGGAAGACATTGGCATTTTGCAGCGATGTGGTTATTTTCACTTAACCTTTTGTGGTATGGATTTTATATTTTCGTCACCCGTCGCTGGCGACACCGATTTGTAGGTGCTAATGATATCAAAGCATTACAAAAAACTCAAAATCCTAAACGTCTTATTTATGCTTGGCATCGCATAGTTTATACAAGTATAATTCCCATTTTACTTTTGGCTATATTTACAGGTATAGGTATGTATAAACCTGCTCAATTTCCTTGGATTGTTGATATGTTTGGTAGTTGGCAAGGATTGAGAATTATGCACTTTTGTTCAGTACCACTCGTGATTATTTTTGTGATTGTTCACTGGTGGTTGGGAAAAAAAGCAGGTGGTTCGGAGTTGACAGATTCAATGTTTTGGTGA
- a CDS encoding molybdopterin-dependent oxidoreductase — MPLIHKLSRRQLLQISGLSGISFLLSGCGVPILEDVVGEVSEPLNQKLETLIFKSHQPVPEFSKSEIHPEALIINSFRGTPVIDSTKYRLVVDGEVNNPLSLSIAQIQALPMTEMIIRHVCVEGWAAIVQWGGVRLQEIVALAQPQKNVKYVYFQSADGYYSSWDITSVLHPQTLLAYQKNGETLPKENGAPLRLASPIKLGYKQSKWITRITLVSSLLPLKGYWEDQGYEWFAGL; from the coding sequence ATGCCTTTAATTCATAAGTTATCACGCCGTCAACTTTTACAAATTTCTGGACTATCTGGTATCAGTTTTCTTCTTAGTGGCTGTGGTGTACCAATATTAGAAGATGTTGTTGGTGAAGTTTCTGAACCGTTAAACCAGAAACTAGAAACTTTAATCTTTAAATCACATCAGCCTGTACCAGAATTCTCTAAGAGTGAAATTCATCCAGAAGCTTTGATCATCAATAGCTTTAGAGGTACTCCCGTTATTGATTCAACTAAGTATCGTTTGGTTGTTGATGGTGAGGTAAATAATCCCCTTAGCCTCAGCATAGCCCAGATTCAGGCTTTGCCTATGACTGAGATGATTATTCGTCATGTGTGCGTAGAGGGTTGGGCGGCGATCGTGCAATGGGGTGGTGTACGTCTACAAGAAATTGTAGCCCTTGCCCAACCCCAAAAGAATGTTAAATATGTCTACTTTCAATCGGCTGATGGCTATTATTCTAGTTGGGATATTACTTCGGTATTGCATCCCCAAACATTATTAGCTTACCAAAAAAATGGTGAAACTCTACCAAAAGAAAATGGTGCGCCCTTGCGTTTAGCTTCACCAATTAAACTTGGTTATAAGCAAAGTAAATGGATAACTAGAATTACTTTAGTTAGTAGTTTATTGCCTTTAAAAGGCTATTGGGAAGACCAAGGTTACGAATGGTTTGCTGGACTTTAA
- the hemN gene encoding oxygen-independent coproporphyrinogen III oxidase: MVLQIPGVNFDIDIIKKYDIPTPRYTSYPPATELNEAFTASEFEQAIACSNQRKTPLSLYFHIPFCQSACYFCGCNVVISHNKNIAKPYLEYLGREIKQIASLIDTDRKVVQIHWGGGTPNYLSLEQVENLWNNITHHFHFDPQAEISLEINPSYVDKNYIFFLKKIGFNRISFGIQDFNPQVQAAINRVQPEKTLFEVMDWITEAGFKSVNVDLIYGLPYQTYQSFHETIKKTIELNPDRIAVFNFAYIPWVKSIQKKIAKDALPAPKEKLEILKMTIEELTNSQYLFIGMDHFAKPHDELAIAQRNYTLKRNFQGYTTCGQAELFGFGATSVSMLEDAYAQNHKRLRDYYQAINASVLPIAKGIKLSEDDILRRDVIMRLMSHAKLHKPDIEDKYHICFDEYFCQELEALQLLESDGLVSLSKDEIGITETGRLLVRNIAVNFDAHRLTKEQKFSRSI, encoded by the coding sequence ATTCCCACACCCAGATACACTAGTTATCCACCCGCTACAGAACTGAATGAAGCATTTACAGCATCTGAATTTGAACAAGCGATCGCTTGTTCAAATCAAAGAAAAACGCCTCTGTCTTTATACTTTCATATTCCCTTTTGCCAGAGCGCTTGCTATTTTTGTGGCTGCAATGTAGTTATTTCTCATAATAAGAATATTGCCAAACCTTATCTAGAATATCTGGGTCGAGAAATCAAACAAATAGCATCTTTGATTGATACAGATAGAAAAGTAGTGCAGATACACTGGGGTGGAGGAACCCCAAACTACTTAAGTTTAGAACAGGTGGAAAACCTGTGGAACAATATTACTCATCACTTCCACTTCGATCCACAAGCAGAAATCTCGCTCGAAATTAATCCCAGCTACGTTGATAAAAATTACATCTTTTTTCTCAAAAAAATTGGCTTTAATCGTATTAGTTTTGGTATTCAGGATTTTAATCCCCAAGTGCAAGCGGCTATTAATCGCGTCCAGCCAGAAAAAACACTATTTGAAGTCATGGATTGGATCACAGAAGCAGGGTTTAAAAGTGTGAATGTAGACTTAATTTATGGTCTACCGTATCAAACTTATCAAAGCTTTCACGAGACAATTAAAAAGACAATTGAGTTAAATCCTGACCGGATTGCAGTCTTTAATTTTGCCTATATACCGTGGGTAAAATCAATTCAGAAAAAAATTGCTAAAGATGCGCTACCAGCACCAAAGGAGAAGTTAGAGATTTTGAAAATGACTATTGAAGAGTTAACTAATAGTCAATATCTTTTCATTGGCATGGATCATTTTGCCAAACCTCATGATGAATTAGCGATCGCTCAACGCAACTACACATTGAAGCGTAACTTCCAAGGTTATACTACTTGTGGGCAAGCAGAACTTTTTGGTTTTGGTGCAACATCAGTCAGTATGCTAGAAGATGCCTATGCCCAGAACCACAAACGCTTGCGTGATTATTATCAGGCGATTAACGCGAGTGTTTTACCCATCGCTAAAGGTATTAAGTTATCTGAGGATGATATTCTCAGACGGGATGTGATTATGCGGCTGATGTCTCATGCTAAACTGCATAAGCCAGATATTGAAGATAAATATCATATCTGTTTTGATGAGTATTTTTGTCAAGAATTAGAAGCATTACAACTTTTAGAATCGGATGGATTAGTCAGCCTATCAAAAGATGAGATTGGCATTACAGAAACTGGTAGATTATTGGTTAGAAATATTGCTGTTAATTTTGATGCTCATCGTCTTACAAAAGAGCAAAAATTTTCACGATCAATTTAA